The Vigna unguiculata cultivar IT97K-499-35 unplaced genomic scaffold, ASM411807v1 contig_41, whole genome shotgun sequence genome has a window encoding:
- the LOC114171910 gene encoding GDSL esterase/lipase At1g71691-like produces the protein MEISLRKLWVISILIIQQFTFLADASHSRKKIVPALYVFGDSTVDAGNNNNLKTLAKANKFPYGIDFNNCSTGRFSNGKTIADIIAIRLGLPMPPPYLGVPKSQRHEVVTGLNYASGSCGILNSTRSGDCLSLDKQIEYFTLSVDNDLPRSIHSKTKLRHYLANSIYLLSIGSNDYMLNYFKYPNETNNKLNPEKYADYLLEQLTSRIKRIYDLGARKFVVSRIGQIGCTPTVSIRTPYSQKCNEDMNQKVKPYSDKLPGKLQELQTQLPHSLFVNLDNYNFAQKIRNSPEKFGFKNIFDSCVQGGKPCANRNEYYFFDFAHPTEATNKIHANECFSGTQLCLPYNIQKLIHAH, from the exons atggaaATAAGCTTAAGAAAGCTCTGGGTTATTTCCATACTCATAATCCAGCAATTTACATTCTTGGCTGATGCCTCGCATTCTAGAAAGAAGATTGTTCCAGCTCTTTACGTTTTCGGTGATTCAACCGTAGACGCCGGAAACAACAACAATCTCAAGACACTTGCCAAGGCAAATAAATTTCCCTATGGGATTGACTTCAATAATTGTTCCACAGGAAGGTTTAGCAATGGCAAAACAATTGCTGATATTATTG CCATTAGATTGGGTTTGCCAATGCCGCCTCCATACTTGGGTGTGCCCAAGTCTCAAAGACATGAAGTAGTCACTGGACTTAACTATGCATCAGGCTCATGTGGAATATTGAATTCAACCAGATCA GGGGATTGTTTATCTTTAGATAAACAAATTGAATACTTCACCTTAAGTGTGGACAACGATCTTCCAAGAAGCATACATAGCAAAACAAAACTAAGGCATTACTTAGCCAATTCCATATACCTCTTATCAATTGGATCTAATGATTACATGTTGAATTATTTCAAGTACCCAAATGAAACCAATAACAAATTAAATCCAGAAAAATATGCAGATTACCTACTTGAGCAACTGACTTCACGTATCAAG AGAATTTATGACCTTGGAGCTCGAAAGTTTGTGGTAAGTAGAATTGGTCAAATTGGATGCACACCAACAGTTAGTATAAGGACACCATATTCCCAAAAATGCAATGAAGATATGAATCAAAAGGTGAAACCCTACTCAGATAAACTTCCTGGGAAGCTACAAGAGCTGCAAACCCAACTCCCACATTCATTATTCGTTAATTTGGATAATTACAACTTCGCCCAGAAAATAAGAAATTCCCCTGAAAAATTTG ggttcaaaaatatttttgactcGTGTGTCCAAGGAGGGAAGCCTTGTGCAAACCggaatgaatattatttttttgacttTGCTCACCCAACTGAAGctacaaataaaatacatgCAAATGAGTGTTTTAGTGGAACTCAATTATGTCTTCCTTACAATATTCAAAAATTGATTCACGCTCATTAA